The Gemmatimonadales bacterium genome contains the following window.
AAGCAGGTGCGCGATCACCTCGGCCAGGCGCTGAACGAGGCGTCGCGCGGCGACCTCTCACCCGCACTCCTCAGCCAGGCCGCCGAGAAGATGGCGCGGCTGTTCGACTGGCGGTACGGCGGATTCGGCACCCAACCCAAGTTCCCGCACCCAGCGGCGGTGGAGTTCCTGCTCGCGCGCTGGTGGGACACCGGCGAACCGTGGCTCCGGGAGCTGGCGGAGAAGACCCTGAGCGGGATGGCGCGCGGCGGCGTCTACGACCAGATCGGCGGCGGGTTCCACCGATACTCAGTGGACGAGCGATGGGTCGTGCCCCACTTCGAGAAGATGTCATACGACAACTCCGAGCTGCTCAAGGCCTACGCGCACGCTTACGCCGCGCTCGGCAACCCGCTCTACCGCGAAGTGGCCGAGGGGATCGTGGGATGGAGCTTCGAGGTGCTGTGCGACCGGGAGCGCGGCGGCTTCGCGGCGACGCAGGACGCGGACGTCGGCCACAACGACGACGGCGACTACTACACCTGGACGGAGGACGAGGCGCGCACCGCGCTCTCGGCCGAGGAGTGGGAAGTCGCTCGGCGGCGGTGGGACATCTACCCGGAAGGGGAGATGCATCACGATCCCGCGAAGAACGTCCTGTGGGTGGCTCGAAGCGTCGAGGCGCTGGCTGAAGAGTTGAAGGTCGAAGAATCGAAGGTCGAAGCGCTGCTCGCGAGCGCCAAGGCCAAGCTGGGGGCCGCCCGAGCGAAGCGGACTGCGCCGTTCGTGGACCGCACGATCTACGTCGGCTGGAACGCCATGATGGCGGAGGCGTTCTTCGACTCGGGTGCGGCGTTGGGTCGCGCCGACTGCGTCGCCTTTGCCCTGAAGACCTGCGAGCGGCTGTGGAACGAAGCGTTCGTCCCCGGCCAGGGGATGCCTCATCGGTTGGCCACCCAAGGTACCGCTCCCCGCTCCCCGCTCCCCCCCGGCCCCTGGCTGCTCGACGACCAGGCCCAGGCGGCCTCCGCGTTCCTCGCCGCGTACGAGCACACCGGCGACGGCAGGTGGCTGGATCGCGCCCGAGAGCTGGCCGACATGATGCTCGCGTACTACCTGGATCCTAATGGCGGCGGCTTCTTCGACAAGCGTGACGCCGAGGGGGCCGGCTTCCTGACCACGCGCTCCAAACCGATCCAGGACGCGCCCACGCCGGCGCCGAATTCGGTCGCCGCACTGGTGCTCCTGAGGCTCCACACGATCACCGATGAACTTCCCTTCCTCCGGGAGGCGGAGAGGTCCCTCGAAGCCTTTGGCGGCGCCGCGGAAGAGCTGGGACTCCACGCCGGCGCCTATTTCCGGGCCCTGGACTGGCTGCTCAACGGTGGCTGTAAGATAGTAGTAGCTGATACTACTACTAGCAGCTCAAATCTTGTCTCGGAAGCAATCGCCTTCTTCCGCCCCCGGAAAGCCGTAGTGCGGAAGGAGTCGTCGCCGGTGCAGGGGGTCGAGCCGCCGGTCGCGCTGGTTTGCGCAGGGAAAGCGTGTGCAGCCCCGGTGAGAGCACCTGCCGATCTTCGCGAGACGCTGGAGACTTTCGGGCGGCGGCGGTAGCATTCCCTGATGCTCGATGAAGCCAAGAAACAGCTCGGTGAAGAGATCG
Protein-coding sequences here:
- a CDS encoding thioredoxin domain-containing protein, with product MNRLANEASAYLTSAAHQPVHWHPWSDEAFARALAEDKPILLDIGAVWCHWCHVMDGESYEDPDLAAFLNERFVCIKVDRDERPDVDSRYQRAVQTLTGQGGWPLTALLTPEGEVFYGGTYFPPDGRYGRPGFRAVLERVLETFHEQRDKVAATAKQVRDHLGQALNEASRGDLSPALLSQAAEKMARLFDWRYGGFGTQPKFPHPAAVEFLLARWWDTGEPWLRELAEKTLSGMARGGVYDQIGGGFHRYSVDERWVVPHFEKMSYDNSELLKAYAHAYAALGNPLYREVAEGIVGWSFEVLCDRERGGFAATQDADVGHNDDGDYYTWTEDEARTALSAEEWEVARRRWDIYPEGEMHHDPAKNVLWVARSVEALAEELKVEESKVEALLASAKAKLGAARAKRTAPFVDRTIYVGWNAMMAEAFFDSGAALGRADCVAFALKTCERLWNEAFVPGQGMPHRLATQGTAPRSPLPPGPWLLDDQAQAASAFLAAYEHTGDGRWLDRARELADMMLAYYLDPNGGGFFDKRDAEGAGFLTTRSKPIQDAPTPAPNSVAALVLLRLHTITDELPFLREAERSLEAFGGAAEELGLHAGAYFRALDWLLNGGCKIVVADTTTSSSNLVSEAIAFFRPRKAVVRKESSPVQGVEPPVALVCAGKACAAPVRAPADLRETLETFGRRR